In a genomic window of Pedobacter sp. KBS0701:
- a CDS encoding class I SAM-dependent RNA methyltransferase, with product MQVFHNKSKVIITCNKRLSPYLQEEVTALGYTIERSFATGVELNITLTECIKLNLNLRCASQILYAIKSFKAITPDDLYNEIAAIEWEELIDFSGYFSVTSNVDNPNITTPLFANLKVKDAIADRMKEKKGIRPNSGSDANKTVVHLYWKDADADVFMDTSGETLAKHGYRKIPGKAPMLEALAAGVILATNWDKKSPFINPMCGSGTLAIEAALIATNRAPGLYRMNYGFMHILGYNEEDFFAERRILKEQVIKNVDLKIVASDLSEDAVEVTRRNAKTAGVDTLIEFEVCDFELTPVPEEGKGVVVFNPEYGERLGVHSKLELTYKRMGDFMKTKCKGYSGYIFTGNPDLAKKIGLKAAKKVEFYNGKLDCRLLEYELYDGSRRAPLIDA from the coding sequence ATGCAAGTTTTCCACAATAAAAGCAAGGTAATTATTACCTGCAACAAGCGCCTTTCGCCTTACTTACAAGAAGAAGTTACCGCTTTAGGTTATACCATCGAGCGGTCTTTTGCTACGGGTGTTGAGCTCAATATCACCCTTACAGAGTGTATTAAGCTAAATTTAAACTTACGCTGTGCCAGTCAGATTCTATATGCCATCAAAAGTTTCAAAGCCATTACACCGGATGACTTATATAATGAAATTGCAGCCATTGAGTGGGAAGAACTGATTGATTTTTCGGGTTATTTCTCCGTAACGTCAAATGTTGATAACCCGAATATTACCACGCCGCTTTTTGCAAACTTAAAAGTAAAGGATGCTATTGCAGACCGTATGAAAGAGAAAAAAGGCATCCGCCCTAACTCCGGATCGGATGCAAACAAAACAGTGGTGCATTTATACTGGAAAGATGCCGATGCTGATGTTTTTATGGATACTTCAGGCGAAACGCTGGCCAAACACGGTTACCGTAAAATTCCCGGAAAGGCACCTATGTTAGAGGCCCTGGCAGCCGGGGTTATTTTAGCAACCAACTGGGATAAGAAATCGCCATTTATTAACCCCATGTGCGGTTCAGGAACATTAGCTATTGAAGCAGCCCTGATTGCCACTAACCGCGCCCCGGGATTATACCGCATGAATTATGGTTTTATGCATATATTAGGCTACAACGAAGAAGATTTTTTCGCTGAACGCAGAATTTTAAAAGAGCAGGTAATTAAAAATGTTGATCTTAAAATTGTAGCTTCCGATTTGTCGGAAGATGCAGTTGAAGTAACCCGTAGAAACGCTAAAACGGCAGGTGTTGATACTTTAATTGAATTTGAAGTTTGCGATTTTGAATTAACACCAGTTCCCGAAGAGGGCAAAGGTGTTGTTGTTTTTAACCCTGAGTACGGCGAACGCCTGGGTGTGCACAGCAAGCTGGAATTGACTTATAAACGCATGGGCGATTTTATGAAAACGAAATGTAAAGGCTATTCTGGATATATTTTCACCGGAAATCCTGATCTTGCAAAGAAAATTGGATTAAAAGCGGCTAAAAAAGTTGAATTTTATAATGGTAAATTAGACTGTCGTTTATTAGAGTATGAATTATATGATGGCTCTCGCCGGGCACCATTAATTGACGCCTAG
- a CDS encoding DUF3127 domain-containing protein translates to MEIKGKVHEVGATQQVSETFKKRDLIVEYAENPTYPEYIRFEALQDKTALLDTFKAGDEVEVFFNLRGRPWTDKAGKTSYFNSLVIWRINAVAAGAPAATPAYAAPVDVSNAPGEDDDLPF, encoded by the coding sequence ATGGAAATTAAAGGAAAAGTACACGAAGTAGGTGCCACACAACAAGTAAGTGAAACGTTTAAAAAACGTGATTTAATAGTAGAATACGCAGAAAATCCAACATACCCAGAATATATCCGTTTTGAGGCTTTACAAGATAAAACTGCATTATTAGATACATTTAAAGCAGGCGATGAGGTTGAGGTTTTCTTTAATTTACGTGGTCGCCCATGGACAGATAAAGCGGGTAAAACATCATATTTTAACAGTTTGGTTATCTGGCGTATCAATGCAGTTGCAGCAGGTGCTCCCGCAGCTACGCCAGCTTATGCAGCTCCGGTTGATGTAAGCAATGCGCCAGGTGAAGATGATGATTTGCCTTTCTAA
- a CDS encoding sensor histidine kinase KdpD, translated as MKKRSFWLITVLMTVALLGVFVMQLYYIRESYKLKSQLFDEQVNQTLTSVVNKIQRRNVADHLNRKDAENKLKQLQDSRQRVLDIKDLRQQYAQEAELRQAERENQIESYLNQQDSIIQVSYRAPNVISEREYTSLTSKNGDKLDLQMDAFIDVKSLILKGYSMRTKPFAAPPKAFEFKSLQSLPDSLRYLVFDPRNGNPGFVSVPKISDDLEKKFKREDEIAKKQLELKIAALGKDTFSYTRLSVVEDVSKELQETNVPIYKRINFSSLGHLLKQELLANNITLEPSYRISLARKDSTIFMTASNVKGEFLPENTYKTPLFGNDIFRDPGMLFVSFPNKNSAIISNLSVTLASSIGLLLVLVFIFSYTLYAILKQKKLSEMKTDFINNMTHEFKTPVATIMIASEALKDPEVTEDKARLKRLAGIIYDENVRLGSHIERVLSIARLEKGELKMENTEVDVNDLIVIVLDSMELQLQKRNAIINVHTGAENAVVYGDELHLSNVIYNLIDNANKYSSGTPEITITTRNAGKNLIIQIADKGIGMTKEQSKRIFDQFYRVPTGNLHDVKGFGLGLNYVQDIIKKLNGTVKVSSEKDKGTTFEISLPL; from the coding sequence ATGAAGAAAAGAAGTTTTTGGTTAATTACGGTTTTAATGACAGTAGCACTACTGGGCGTGTTTGTAATGCAATTGTATTACATCCGTGAATCGTATAAACTAAAATCCCAGCTTTTTGATGAACAGGTAAATCAAACGCTAACTTCGGTAGTAAATAAAATACAACGTAGAAATGTTGCCGATCACCTCAACCGCAAAGATGCAGAAAACAAGCTGAAACAGCTCCAGGATTCGAGGCAGCGTGTGCTTGATATTAAAGATTTACGGCAACAATATGCACAAGAGGCAGAGTTGCGGCAAGCCGAAAGGGAAAATCAGATCGAAAGTTACCTGAACCAACAAGATAGTATTATCCAGGTATCTTACCGGGCGCCCAATGTAATTTCTGAAAGGGAATATACTTCGTTGACTTCAAAAAATGGCGATAAATTGGATTTGCAAATGGACGCATTCATTGATGTTAAAAGCCTTATTTTAAAAGGTTATAGTATGCGCACAAAACCTTTTGCTGCACCACCAAAAGCATTCGAATTTAAAAGCTTGCAAAGCTTGCCAGATTCTTTAAGGTATTTGGTTTTTGATCCCAGAAACGGCAATCCCGGCTTTGTAAGTGTTCCAAAGATTTCTGACGATTTAGAAAAAAAATTTAAACGGGAAGATGAGATTGCTAAAAAGCAGTTAGAACTAAAAATTGCAGCGCTGGGCAAAGATACTTTTTCGTATACAAGGTTAAGCGTGGTGGAGGATGTGTCTAAAGAACTGCAGGAAACCAATGTGCCAATTTATAAACGCATTAATTTTAGTTCTTTAGGCCATTTATTAAAGCAGGAACTCCTTGCCAATAATATTACACTAGAACCTTCTTACCGGATTTCGTTAGCCAGAAAAGATTCGACCATTTTTATGACGGCCTCTAACGTTAAAGGAGAGTTTTTGCCCGAAAATACCTACAAAACACCTTTGTTTGGAAACGATATCTTTCGCGATCCTGGAATGCTCTTCGTCAGTTTTCCGAATAAAAATTCGGCCATTATATCTAATCTAAGTGTTACACTAGCCTCATCAATTGGTCTGTTACTGGTGCTTGTTTTCATCTTCTCTTATACCCTTTATGCTATCTTGAAGCAGAAAAAACTGTCGGAAATGAAAACAGATTTTATCAATAATATGACGCACGAGTTTAAAACGCCTGTGGCCACTATTATGATTGCCAGTGAAGCTTTAAAAGATCCGGAGGTGACAGAAGATAAAGCCCGGTTAAAACGTTTGGCAGGGATTATTTATGATGAAAATGTTCGCCTGGGTAGTCACATTGAACGTGTTTTAAGTATTGCCCGCTTAGAAAAGGGCGAGCTTAAAATGGAGAACACGGAAGTAGACGTAAACGATTTAATTGTGATTGTGTTAGATAGTATGGAATTGCAGCTGCAGAAAAGGAATGCCATTATTAATGTACATACCGGTGCAGAAAATGCTGTTGTATACGGCGATGAGCTGCACCTGTCTAATGTAATTTATAACCTTATTGATAATGCGAATAAATACAGTAGCGGTACGCCGGAGATTACCATTACGACCCGCAATGCCGGCAAGAATTTAATTATCCAGATAGCGGATAAAGGAATAGGCATGACCAAAGAGCAGTCTAAAAGGATTTTCGATCAGTTTTATAGGGTGCCAACAGGTAATTTACATGATGTTAAAGGCTTTGGTCTGGGTTTAAATTATGTTCAGGATATTATTAAAAAACTGAACGGAACAGTTAAGGTAAGTAGCGAAAAAGATAAAGGAACAACGTTCGAAATATCTTTACCTTTATAA
- a CDS encoding response regulator transcription factor has protein sequence MKKILLVEDDPNLGLLLQDYLQLKGKFDVVLCTDGEDGLKTFNKQNFDLCILDVMMPKKDGFTLGKDIRKINTQVPIIFATAKTMLEDKSAAYDLGGDDYITKPFRIEELLLRINAMFKRIANKTDNNDEAAETQFSIGQYHFDYTTQIITDNDHQQKLSTKEAELLRLLCLKKNTVLTREEALLSIWHDDNYFNGRSMDVFLSKLRKYLKADPTVEIINVHGKGYKLLVG, from the coding sequence ATGAAAAAAATACTTCTGGTAGAAGACGACCCAAATTTAGGTTTATTGTTACAAGACTATTTGCAGTTAAAAGGCAAGTTTGATGTAGTATTATGCACCGATGGTGAAGATGGTTTGAAAACATTTAATAAGCAAAACTTCGATTTATGTATTTTAGATGTGATGATGCCTAAAAAAGATGGTTTTACCTTGGGGAAAGATATCAGGAAGATAAATACCCAGGTACCCATTATTTTTGCAACTGCTAAAACCATGTTAGAAGATAAATCTGCGGCCTATGATTTAGGTGGTGATGATTATATTACTAAACCTTTTCGCATAGAAGAGCTATTACTGCGCATTAACGCGATGTTTAAACGCATTGCCAATAAAACAGATAATAACGATGAGGCTGCCGAAACACAGTTTTCTATTGGTCAGTATCATTTTGACTATACTACCCAGATTATTACCGATAACGATCATCAACAAAAACTGTCTACCAAAGAAGCTGAGCTGTTGCGTTTACTTTGTTTAAAAAAGAATACCGTTTTAACCCGTGAAGAAGCACTGTTGAGCATCTGGCATGATGATAATTACTTTAATGGAAGAAGTATGGATGTGTTTTTAAGTAAGTTACGTAAGTACCTTAAGGCCGATCCGACAGTAGAGATTATTAACGTGCACGGAAAAGGTTATAAGTTATTGGTAGGGTAA